A window of the Dyadobacter pollutisoli genome harbors these coding sequences:
- the meaB gene encoding methylmalonyl Co-A mutase-associated GTPase MeaB has product MRQRLSVAEYTRGILAGDRTLLGRAITVIESKLAEDKVLATEILQSILPMTGKALRIGITGVPGVGKSTFIETFGQYLTSSGKRVAVLAIDPSSKKSGGSILGDKTRMENLAHSPHAFIRPSATGLSLGGVARSTRETILLCEAAGYDIILVETVGVGQSETLVKGMTDFFLLLMLAGAGDELQGIKRGIMEMVDSIAINKADGTNQQAAALAVNEYQNALHHLPGSSSGFVPKVIACSALEGSGIDAIWQMIQEYEVLTRENGFFAKNRQFQNLDWLHDHIRQNLEDQFYGNAKVKAKLSASEEEVREGQVLPATAAQQLINLFLGKH; this is encoded by the coding sequence ATGCGCCAACGACTTTCCGTTGCGGAATACACCCGGGGAATTCTCGCAGGAGACCGCACGCTGCTGGGCCGTGCTATAACCGTTATCGAGAGCAAATTGGCCGAAGACAAAGTCCTGGCGACAGAAATCCTACAAAGCATCCTGCCCATGACGGGCAAGGCATTGCGCATTGGGATTACAGGCGTTCCGGGGGTTGGAAAAAGCACTTTTATCGAAACATTCGGGCAATATCTTACATCATCAGGCAAGCGCGTGGCAGTGCTAGCCATAGACCCGAGCAGCAAAAAATCAGGCGGCAGCATTCTTGGCGATAAAACCCGAATGGAAAACCTCGCGCACAGTCCGCACGCATTTATCCGCCCGTCGGCCACAGGGCTGTCCCTCGGAGGCGTGGCGCGTAGTACCCGCGAGACCATCCTTTTGTGCGAAGCGGCCGGGTACGACATTATATTGGTCGAGACCGTGGGTGTGGGGCAATCGGAGACATTGGTGAAGGGAATGACTGATTTTTTTCTGCTACTGATGCTTGCCGGTGCGGGCGACGAACTACAGGGAATCAAAAGGGGTATCATGGAAATGGTGGACTCCATTGCCATTAACAAAGCCGACGGAACAAACCAGCAAGCGGCGGCACTCGCCGTGAATGAGTACCAGAATGCATTGCACCACTTGCCAGGGTCATCCTCCGGATTTGTTCCCAAAGTAATTGCCTGCTCCGCGCTGGAAGGCTCAGGTATTGATGCGATCTGGCAAATGATCCAAGAATATGAAGTACTGACCAGGGAGAACGGCTTTTTTGCAAAAAACAGGCAGTTTCAGAACCTCGACTGGCTGCATGACCACATCAGACAGAACCTGGAAGATCAGTTTTACGGTAATGCGAAGGTCAAGGCTAAGCTGTCAGCGAGTGAAGAAGAGGTGCGTGAAGGACAGGTACTTCCAGCCACGGCTGCGCAGCAATTGATCAATCTGTTTCTCGGAAAGCACTGA
- a CDS encoding M1 family metallopeptidase, which yields MKISIFRLGLLAMSSLGFFNTVAQEADRVKYDAHVLFHPLFNFQPGGEYRTGSGAPGPKYWQNRADYKINVALEEEKGTVSGDVEITYKNNSPETLEFIWLQLDQNAFNDNSRGGRTTPVTGGRFGNTGFNGGDSIKTVTIQQGKDKFVEASYKITDTRMQIRLATPVKANGDIIKIKIGYTFKIPEYGSDRMGTLETKNGIVYEMAQWYPRVAVFDDIEGWNLLPYLGAGEFYLEYGDFDYNVTVPWDHIVVGSGELLNPNEVLTAEQRKRLADAAKSDQTVMIRTAEEVTNPATRPKQSGTLTWRFRCVQARDIAWATSKAFVWDAARMNLPKGKTALAQSAYPAEDGGLDGWGRSTEYVKGCIEFYSNYVHEFTYPVATNVAGIVGGMEYPGIVFCSSKSRKEDLWGVTDHEFGHNWFPMIVGNNERKYAWMDEGFNTFINFLSGDNFNNGEYKTTQMNDMHRLAPMIFRPKADPILTIPDVVQAVNLGWEAYYKPALGLKMLREQVLGKDRFDYAFHLYVQRWAFKHPTPYDFFRTMEDAAGEDLGWFWKGWFFENYKLDQSVKEVSYVEQNPQKGSFITIENLDQWAMPAKIDIEEISGKKTRVELPVEIWQRGGSWTFKAATQQPIRSVTIDPEHNLPDIDPDNNVWKPAMFAEPEVN from the coding sequence ATGAAAATTTCAATATTTCGCCTGGGCCTGTTAGCTATGAGTAGCCTGGGGTTTTTCAACACTGTTGCGCAGGAGGCTGACAGGGTGAAGTACGACGCGCATGTGCTTTTCCACCCTTTGTTTAATTTTCAGCCAGGTGGTGAATATAGGACGGGAAGCGGGGCGCCGGGTCCTAAGTACTGGCAGAATCGTGCGGATTACAAAATCAATGTGGCGCTGGAAGAGGAGAAAGGGACGGTAAGCGGCGACGTGGAGATTACCTACAAAAACAACAGCCCGGAAACACTGGAATTTATCTGGTTGCAATTGGACCAGAATGCATTCAATGACAATTCAAGAGGAGGCCGGACGACACCGGTTACAGGCGGCCGCTTCGGAAATACAGGATTCAATGGTGGAGACTCGATCAAAACGGTTACCATTCAGCAAGGCAAAGACAAGTTTGTAGAGGCAAGTTATAAGATCACGGATACCCGCATGCAGATCCGCCTGGCCACACCCGTGAAAGCCAACGGCGACATTATCAAGATCAAGATTGGGTATACTTTTAAAATCCCTGAATACGGCTCGGACCGGATGGGAACGCTTGAAACCAAGAACGGTATCGTTTACGAAATGGCGCAATGGTATCCGCGAGTTGCCGTTTTTGATGATATAGAAGGATGGAATTTGCTTCCTTACCTAGGCGCAGGAGAGTTTTACCTCGAATATGGAGACTTTGATTATAATGTAACTGTTCCCTGGGACCACATTGTAGTAGGGTCAGGAGAATTGTTGAACCCGAACGAGGTACTGACTGCGGAACAGAGAAAAAGGCTGGCAGACGCTGCTAAAAGCGACCAGACTGTCATGATCCGTACAGCCGAAGAAGTGACCAACCCTGCGACAAGACCTAAGCAGTCAGGTACATTAACCTGGCGCTTCCGTTGTGTTCAGGCGCGCGATATCGCCTGGGCTACTTCCAAAGCGTTTGTTTGGGACGCAGCACGTATGAATTTGCCTAAGGGAAAAACAGCTCTTGCCCAATCTGCCTATCCGGCCGAGGATGGTGGGCTTGATGGCTGGGGACGTTCGACGGAATATGTGAAGGGCTGCATTGAGTTTTATTCCAATTATGTACATGAGTTTACGTACCCGGTTGCGACCAATGTAGCAGGTATAGTAGGTGGAATGGAGTACCCTGGTATCGTTTTTTGCAGCAGCAAAAGCCGCAAGGAGGATTTGTGGGGAGTTACCGATCACGAATTCGGTCACAACTGGTTTCCAATGATCGTGGGAAATAACGAGCGCAAATATGCCTGGATGGACGAGGGGTTCAATACATTCATCAATTTCCTGTCCGGGGATAATTTCAATAATGGGGAGTACAAAACAACCCAAATGAATGATATGCACCGTCTGGCGCCGATGATCTTCCGCCCCAAAGCTGACCCGATCCTGACGATCCCTGATGTGGTACAGGCCGTCAACCTGGGCTGGGAAGCTTACTATAAGCCGGCACTAGGACTTAAAATGCTCCGTGAGCAGGTTCTGGGCAAAGATCGGTTCGACTATGCCTTCCACTTGTACGTACAACGCTGGGCTTTCAAGCACCCTACACCTTATGATTTTTTCAGGACAATGGAAGATGCTGCAGGAGAAGACCTGGGCTGGTTCTGGAAAGGATGGTTTTTTGAAAATTACAAATTGGACCAAAGTGTAAAAGAGGTTAGCTACGTAGAGCAAAACCCGCAGAAAGGTTCTTTCATTACCATTGAGAACCTGGATCAGTGGGCGATGCCTGCGAAAATAGATATCGAAGAAATAAGCGGTAAAAAGACCCGTGTTGAACTGCCCGTAGAAATCTGGCAGAGAGGCGGCAGCTGGACATTCAAAGCGGCTACGCAGCAGCCAATCCGGTCGGTAACGATTGATCCCGAGCACAACCTGCCGGATATCGACCCTGACAACAATGTCTGGAAGCCAGCGATGTTTGCTGAGCCGGAAGTAAATTAA
- a CDS encoding 3-oxoacyl-ACP synthase III family protein, whose translation MYINTVSHYLPSEVIGNEYFTNLNNLSNEWIVERTGISERRKASPEENTSTMAIKAVESLLESIPYSKNEIDLIVGATYTPYDTIVTLAHAVQYQLQIPDIPVVSISSACSSLLNAIEIVEGYFAMGKASKAVVVVSDHNTAYYNEMDTVSGHLWGDGASALLISKERQTDSDMKIQKLITGGAATSGKAIEAVVLRPNDRGVIMPYGRDVFQNACVYMPKVSQQVLQACGLTINDLDYLIPHQANHRISLNVINTLGIPAEKLISNIQYLGNTGCAGCAIALSENKDKFKKGENIVVTVFGGGYSYGAMLITV comes from the coding sequence ATGTATATTAATACAGTTAGTCATTATTTACCAAGCGAAGTTATTGGTAATGAATATTTTACAAATCTTAACAATCTTTCCAATGAATGGATTGTAGAACGCACAGGAATTTCAGAAAGACGTAAGGCATCACCGGAAGAAAATACTTCCACCATGGCGATTAAAGCGGTTGAATCCTTACTTGAAAGTATCCCTTACAGCAAAAATGAAATAGACCTTATTGTTGGAGCCACTTATACTCCCTATGATACCATCGTGACGCTGGCACATGCTGTGCAGTACCAGCTTCAGATTCCTGACATTCCCGTTGTAAGCATCTCTTCCGCGTGCTCATCCCTTCTGAATGCCATTGAAATCGTAGAGGGTTATTTTGCGATGGGTAAGGCTTCCAAAGCGGTTGTGGTCGTGTCTGACCATAATACCGCTTACTATAATGAAATGGATACCGTATCGGGGCATTTGTGGGGAGACGGCGCTTCGGCACTTCTCATTTCCAAAGAGCGTCAGACGGATTCGGACATGAAAATCCAAAAACTGATCACGGGTGGTGCTGCCACCAGTGGAAAAGCGATTGAAGCAGTGGTGCTACGCCCAAATGACCGTGGAGTGATCATGCCATATGGCCGTGATGTGTTCCAGAATGCGTGTGTGTACATGCCAAAAGTGAGCCAGCAGGTATTGCAGGCTTGCGGACTAACGATCAATGACCTTGATTACCTCATTCCGCACCAGGCCAACCACCGTATCAGTCTCAATGTGATCAACACCCTAGGCATACCGGCAGAAAAGCTTATTTCGAACATTCAGTACCTGGGTAACACCGGCTGTGCAGGTTGTGCGATCGCGCTTTCGGAGAATAAGGACAAATTTAAAAAAGGAGAAAATATTGTAGTCACTGTTTTCGGTGGCGGCTACTCTTACGGAGCGATGCTGATCACAGTCTGA
- a CDS encoding glycosyltransferase: MRQRVMLLSTVHPPTDPRIFYKIAPSLSTYYEVFCAMPGARANTETNAFKTIRLPHFQGLFARALFCHPVALWNYLRFRPDLVHIFVPELLPLAFLFQWLGTKVIYEVQENLYKKFSIKRYNNGAVYQFLFRLCDRIAMRRFHLIFTEHAYLDVYRDLAYPHVVIHNYASLAFIDANKSCSGVISDKPQLFYTGVISMERCFDIIVAALARLKVTYPTFHVHLFGPSRLDQKEMAKLPGFEDIRNNLTFYGYTDIKMALPFAQNATAGIALLKPVADYPESYTTKLFEYMSLGLPVITSDFPIYRDVVEQSECGFCISPYDSDALYEKLRWIIENPGLARSMGNNGRKSAEKNYNWQQEEGLLLSFYKSLLKSDRVM, encoded by the coding sequence ATGAGGCAGCGCGTTATGCTCCTGAGTACTGTTCATCCGCCGACAGACCCGCGTATTTTTTACAAGATAGCTCCTTCGCTTTCCACGTATTACGAGGTGTTTTGTGCGATGCCGGGCGCTAGGGCGAATACTGAGACCAATGCATTCAAAACCATCAGGCTTCCCCATTTTCAGGGATTATTCGCAAGGGCATTGTTTTGCCATCCGGTTGCATTGTGGAATTACCTCCGTTTCAGGCCCGATCTGGTCCATATTTTCGTTCCTGAATTGCTGCCGCTGGCTTTTTTGTTTCAATGGCTCGGTACGAAGGTGATTTATGAAGTGCAGGAAAATCTTTATAAGAAGTTCAGTATCAAACGTTACAACAATGGAGCGGTTTATCAATTTCTATTCCGGCTCTGTGACAGGATAGCCATGCGCAGATTCCACTTGATTTTTACGGAGCACGCATATCTTGACGTATACCGGGACCTGGCCTATCCGCATGTTGTCATTCATAATTATGCGTCGCTTGCCTTTATTGATGCCAATAAGTCCTGTTCCGGCGTAATTTCAGACAAACCACAATTATTTTACACCGGGGTAATATCTATGGAACGATGTTTTGATATAATCGTAGCAGCTTTGGCGAGACTGAAAGTTACGTACCCGACGTTTCATGTTCATTTATTCGGCCCGTCAAGGCTGGATCAAAAGGAGATGGCGAAACTGCCTGGCTTTGAAGACATTCGCAATAACCTGACATTTTATGGTTATACCGATATCAAAATGGCTTTACCATTCGCACAAAACGCAACCGCAGGCATAGCGCTCTTAAAACCGGTTGCTGATTATCCCGAATCCTATACAACTAAATTGTTCGAATATATGTCCTTGGGGCTACCGGTTATTACTTCTGATTTCCCAATTTACCGGGATGTTGTGGAACAATCGGAATGTGGCTTTTGTATTTCTCCATACGATTCTGACGCATTGTATGAAAAACTCCGCTGGATCATTGAAAATCCCGGTTTGGCCAGATCAATGGGAAATAACGGAAGGAAATCGGCAGAAAAAAATTATAATTGGCAGCAAGAGGAAGGCCTTCTGCTGTCATTTTACAAAAGTTTGTTAAAAAGTGACAGGGTTATGTAA